The following proteins come from a genomic window of Vidua chalybeata isolate OUT-0048 chromosome 2, bVidCha1 merged haplotype, whole genome shotgun sequence:
- the LOC128784000 gene encoding thyroid hormone-inducible hepatic protein-like: MEQYFSATQKMEQEVMFPSLLRGVFPQQEGAAPAAESRTDLYERYQLLKAIKPMVEKGLASVSDQSPTGADTDVDTSADSNEAEDAQLEERLSHHLNGLQQVLTHLTRDTNALTRRYSQILEQISPSEGQPSW, from the coding sequence ATGGAGCAGTACTTCTCAGCCACGCAGaagatggagcaggaggtgaTGTTCCCCAGCCTGCTCCGAGGGGTCTTCCCGCAGCAGGagggggcagccccagctgcagagagccGCACGGACCTCTACGAGCGCTACCAGCTCCTCAAGGCCATCAAGCCCATGGTGGAGAAAGGCCTGGCCTCTGTCAGTGACCAGAGCCCGACCGGTGCCGACACCGACGTGGACACATCCGCGGACAGCAACGAGGCCGAGGATGCCCAGCTCGAGGAGCGCCTGTCCCACCACCTGAATGGCCTGCAGCAGGTCCTCACCCACCTCACCAGGGACACCAACGCCCTGACCCGGAGGTACAGCCAGATCCTGGAGCAGATCAGCCCCAGCGAGGGGCAGCCCAGCTGGTGA